In candidate division Zixibacteria bacterium HGW-Zixibacteria-1, the following are encoded in one genomic region:
- a CDS encoding PTS mannose transporter subunit IIAB encodes MKLSKFCSEDLITFNLKSGDKESVLDELVELASKSKLVKSSEELLKDVMDREELVTTGVGYGVAFPHAKTKATKGIVIAFGRSEKGIDFDAMDHKPVNLFFLIAAPEDAIGAHLNVMARLSYIMKSEENRQKMMTVTSPGELLQMIDTVE; translated from the coding sequence ATGAAATTATCCAAGTTTTGTTCCGAGGATCTGATTACCTTTAATCTTAAATCCGGAGACAAGGAAAGTGTTCTGGATGAACTGGTGGAACTTGCTTCCAAATCGAAATTGGTCAAGAGCTCCGAGGAGTTGCTTAAGGATGTCATGGATCGCGAGGAACTGGTCACTACTGGTGTCGGTTATGGCGTGGCCTTTCCACATGCCAAGACCAAGGCGACCAAAGGGATCGTCATTGCCTTCGGCCGGTCCGAAAAGGGAATCGATTTTGATGCGATGGATCATAAGCCGGTCAACCTGTTTTTCCTGATAGCCGCACCGGAAGATGCAATCGGCGCCCATTTGAATGTGATGGCCCGATTATCGTACATCATGAAATCGGAAGAAAATCGTCAAAAGATGATGACTGTCACATCACCGGGCGAACTACTTCAAATGATCGACACCGTCGAATAA